The following proteins are co-located in the Octopus sinensis linkage group LG24, ASM634580v1, whole genome shotgun sequence genome:
- the LOC118767810 gene encoding uncharacterized protein LOC118767810, with the protein MLKFIVLVAICIVGANAACTMDGILGCIPKVHFTPHPTNAQICNAIGAADKCIAGIGCDMSLADKLFAKLCGPKTSCDIKQAVKCIYLASPAAPAGYHMLQGVVRDFKTCMVGAGCKNSAGKISNQICATV; encoded by the exons ATGTTGAAGTTTATCGTACTTGTCGCCATCTGCATTGTCG GAGCAAATGCCGCCTGCACCATGGATGGAATTCTGGGATGTATCCCGAAAGTTCACTTTACTCCTCATCCAACAAATGCGCAGATCTGCAA CGCTATCGGCGCAGCTGATAAATGTATCGCTGGCATCGGATGTGATATGAGCCTTGCAGATAAACTTTTTGCCAAACTTTGTG GACCTAAAACCAGTTGCGACATTAAACAAGCTGTCAAGTGCATATACTTAGCTTCACCAGCAGCCCCTGCCGGTTATCATATGCTGCAAGG TGTTGTGCGTGACTTCAAAACGTGCATGGTCGGCGCCGGTTGCAAAAACAGTGCAGGCAAAATCTCTAACCAAATATGTGCT acTGTTTAA